A genome region from Chengkuizengella sp. SCS-71B includes the following:
- the deoC gene encoding deoxyribose-phosphate aldolase, with translation MNKKLAKMIDHTALHPTTTKSQIEKLCHEAKEYQFASVCVNPTWVETASQLLKDTGVDICTVIGFPLGANTPKTKAFETTNAIDNGATEVDMVINIGALKDKNDSLVEEDIRAVVEAAKGKALTKVIIETCLLTDEEKERACQLSVKAGADFVKTSTGFSTGGATVEDISLMRKTVGPDVGVKASGGVRSLQDAEAMINAGATRIGASSGVAIVQGEISNSSY, from the coding sequence ATGAATAAAAAATTAGCAAAAATGATTGATCATACCGCTTTACACCCGACAACGACTAAATCACAAATCGAAAAGTTATGTCATGAAGCGAAAGAATACCAATTTGCTTCCGTTTGTGTAAATCCAACTTGGGTTGAAACGGCAAGTCAATTATTGAAAGATACGGGTGTTGATATTTGTACAGTAATAGGGTTTCCATTAGGAGCAAATACACCAAAAACAAAAGCATTCGAAACAACTAATGCCATTGATAATGGTGCTACAGAAGTAGATATGGTCATTAATATTGGAGCGCTAAAGGATAAAAATGATTCATTAGTAGAAGAGGACATTCGTGCTGTAGTTGAAGCAGCTAAAGGAAAAGCATTAACAAAAGTGATTATTGAAACATGTTTATTAACTGATGAAGAAAAAGAACGTGCTTGCCAACTATCTGTAAAAGCAGGTGCAGATTTTGTGAAAACTTCAACAGGGTTTTCAACAGGTGGGGCAACAGTAGAGGATATTTCGTTAATGAGAAAAACAGTTGGACCTGACGTAGGGGTTAAAGCTTCAGGTGGGGTTCGAAGCTTGCAAGATGCTGAAGCGATGATTAATGCGGGTGCAACTCGAATTGGAGCAAGCTCTGGGGTAGCAATTGTACAAGGTGAAATTTCAAATAGTTCATATTAA
- a CDS encoding ABC transporter ATP-binding protein: protein MSQIASVKNLRLKFAGSSSLLFKDVSSSFFEGEKVLILGPSGCGKSTLLQVLSGLIPNSIEVPIKADHITIPDSWGYVFQDPDTQFCMPYVDEEIAFVLENLQVSRNEMPEEIRKYVDMVGLNLDNLHTPVQTLSGGMKQRLAIASVMALQPEVLFLDEPTAMLDPEGTEQIWDTIKSVASHKTVFIVEHKIDHVLDFIERIILFNEQGEIIADGLKDDIIYTYKQQLIDQGIWYPGVWEDYIKREKKQKPDVPDQDHELISVSQFKGLRGKSVKLKIENVDVFPGEWITIVGENGAGKSTLLHSFMQLIKTTGKYMIEGQSIENIKKLTDHMTFVFQNPEFQFVTNSVHEEIAYSLHLDKLDEKIIEEKVTDLLDEFRLHEQRNQHPYQLSMGQKRRLSVAAAIVKEQKIVLLDEPTFGQDAKNTFTILELIEHWRQQGTTVLMVTHSMEVVQYFSTRVWKIEEGKLVYDGTPEVFFQEEIKELSLN from the coding sequence ATGTCACAAATAGCTAGTGTTAAAAACTTACGATTAAAATTTGCAGGGAGTTCATCTTTATTGTTTAAAGATGTCTCCTCTTCTTTTTTTGAAGGTGAAAAAGTCTTAATATTAGGTCCTTCTGGGTGTGGAAAATCGACACTTTTACAAGTATTATCTGGTCTCATTCCAAATTCTATTGAAGTACCGATAAAAGCAGATCATATTACTATACCTGATTCATGGGGATATGTGTTTCAAGATCCAGATACTCAATTTTGTATGCCCTATGTGGATGAAGAAATTGCTTTTGTATTAGAAAATTTACAAGTGTCTCGAAATGAAATGCCTGAAGAAATACGGAAATATGTGGACATGGTAGGACTTAATTTGGACAATCTCCATACTCCGGTACAAACGTTATCTGGAGGGATGAAACAACGGTTAGCAATCGCTTCAGTCATGGCACTGCAACCTGAAGTTTTATTTCTAGATGAACCAACAGCAATGCTTGATCCTGAAGGTACGGAGCAAATCTGGGATACCATTAAAAGTGTTGCTAGTCATAAAACTGTATTTATAGTAGAGCATAAAATTGATCATGTATTAGATTTTATTGAACGAATTATTTTATTTAATGAGCAAGGTGAAATCATTGCTGATGGATTGAAAGACGACATTATTTATACGTATAAACAGCAGTTAATTGACCAAGGTATTTGGTATCCAGGAGTTTGGGAGGATTATATAAAAAGAGAGAAAAAACAAAAACCAGATGTCCCTGATCAAGACCATGAATTAATATCTGTATCACAATTTAAAGGTCTTCGGGGAAAATCAGTAAAATTAAAGATTGAGAATGTGGATGTTTTCCCAGGAGAATGGATTACTATCGTGGGAGAGAATGGGGCAGGGAAAAGTACTTTACTCCATTCATTTATGCAACTTATTAAAACAACAGGGAAATATATGATAGAAGGGCAATCAATTGAAAACATAAAGAAATTAACGGATCATATGACGTTCGTTTTTCAAAACCCAGAATTTCAATTTGTAACAAACTCAGTACACGAGGAAATCGCATACTCTCTTCATTTAGATAAGTTGGATGAAAAAATAATAGAGGAAAAAGTAACGGATTTATTAGATGAGTTCCGCTTACATGAACAGAGAAATCAACACCCTTATCAATTATCCATGGGCCAAAAACGTAGGTTAAGTGTAGCAGCAGCTATTGTGAAAGAGCAAAAGATTGTATTGTTGGATGAACCGACATTTGGTCAAGATGCAAAAAACACGTTTACTATTTTAGAGTTAATTGAACATTGGCGTCAGCAGGGAACAACGGTATTGATGGTCACACATAGTATGGAAGTTGTACAGTATTTTTCAACGAGGGTATGGAAGATTGAAGAGGGCAAACTTGTGTATGACGGCACTCCAGAAGTATTTTTTCAGGAAGAAATTAAAGAGTTATCACTTAATTAG
- a CDS encoding ECF transporter S component has product MNNKGLKLTDILVTIVIAIVFGIVYKLWTPVYYAVKPFGLHFDQLIYGMWFIAATVAFLIIRKPGVALIAEIAAASGEFIVGSEWGLEVLIYGILQGLFAELVFAAVRYKRYDILIVSLAAIGSAFASLLFDYYKGYLDDLVAWNLVLYIVARVIGSIAIAGVFAYYLVKALEATGVTNLVRPASKEDYDALDK; this is encoded by the coding sequence ATGAATAATAAAGGATTAAAATTAACAGATATATTGGTTACGATTGTTATTGCTATCGTATTTGGGATTGTTTATAAACTATGGACACCCGTTTATTATGCGGTAAAGCCGTTCGGTTTGCATTTTGATCAATTAATCTATGGAATGTGGTTTATAGCTGCAACGGTTGCATTTTTAATTATCCGTAAACCTGGGGTAGCTTTAATTGCAGAAATTGCTGCTGCATCTGGTGAATTTATTGTAGGTTCAGAATGGGGATTAGAAGTATTAATTTATGGTATACTGCAAGGTTTGTTTGCGGAATTAGTATTTGCAGCAGTTCGTTATAAACGCTATGATATCTTAATTGTTTCACTTGCTGCAATTGGATCAGCATTTGCATCTTTATTATTTGATTATTATAAAGGGTATCTTGATGATTTGGTAGCTTGGAATTTAGTATTATATATTGTGGCAAGAGTTATTGGATCCATTGCTATTGCTGGGGTGTTTGCCTATTATCTTGTAAAAGCTTTGGAAGCAACGGGTGTTACAAACTTAGTCCGTCCGGCATCAAAAGAAGATTATGATGCACTAGATAAATAA
- a CDS encoding dipeptide ABC transporter ATP-binding protein, translated as MITQAEKRPTTQASDTTTILEVKNLKKHFPIKSGILQKTTGHIKAVDGISFSIKKGETVGLVGESGCGKSTVGRTIIRLYEPTDGQVIFKNQDITHMKEAELRQNARKNIQMIFQDPFASLNPRKTLRSILREPLNVHQEFRGKERDGYVRQLLERVGLNASFINRYPHEFSGGQRQRIGIARALALNPDLIIADEAVSALDVSIQAQIINLMEDLQQEFSLTYIFISHDLSVVRHISDRVGVMYLGNLMELAPKQDLYTDPLHPYTQALLSAVPVPRKKGAVQRERIVLQGDLPSPANPPSGCVFHTRCPAVKDKCKEIIPKFKKIKNDHFVSCHLYQ; from the coding sequence ATGATTACACAAGCAGAAAAAAGACCAACAACTCAAGCTTCAGATACAACTACAATACTTGAAGTAAAAAATCTAAAAAAACATTTTCCAATTAAAAGTGGAATATTACAAAAAACAACAGGTCATATAAAAGCAGTAGATGGCATAAGTTTTTCTATTAAAAAGGGAGAAACAGTTGGTTTAGTAGGCGAGTCTGGGTGTGGGAAATCAACAGTTGGCCGGACAATTATCAGATTATATGAGCCTACAGATGGTCAAGTGATTTTTAAAAATCAAGATATCACGCATATGAAGGAAGCAGAATTGAGGCAAAATGCTCGTAAAAATATCCAAATGATTTTTCAAGATCCATTTGCATCATTAAATCCAAGGAAAACACTTCGTTCAATATTAAGAGAACCTTTAAACGTTCATCAAGAATTTCGTGGCAAAGAGCGAGATGGATATGTTCGTCAGTTATTAGAAAGAGTAGGCTTAAATGCATCCTTTATTAATCGTTATCCACATGAATTTTCGGGAGGACAACGTCAACGCATTGGTATTGCTCGTGCTTTGGCACTAAATCCGGATTTAATTATCGCTGATGAAGCAGTCTCAGCCCTTGATGTATCCATTCAGGCCCAAATTATTAATTTAATGGAAGACCTCCAACAAGAATTCTCATTAACCTATATATTTATTTCTCATGACTTAAGTGTCGTTAGGCATATAAGTGACAGAGTTGGTGTAATGTATTTAGGAAATTTAATGGAATTAGCCCCTAAGCAAGATTTATATACAGATCCGCTTCATCCTTATACACAAGCGTTACTTTCAGCAGTTCCAGTTCCAAGAAAGAAAGGAGCTGTGCAACGAGAACGTATCGTTTTACAAGGAGATTTACCAAGTCCAGCAAATCCACCGAGTGGTTGTGTATTCCATACGAGATGTCCCGCAGTAAAGGATAAATGCAAGGAAATAATCCCAAAATTTAAAAAAATAAAAAATGACCACTTTGTCTCTTGTCATCTGTATCAATGA
- a CDS encoding XapX domain-containing protein, which translates to MKELILSLLAGMIIGIVFKAIKLPLPAPPVLAGVVGVAGVYLGGVVATHIFKFFSAA; encoded by the coding sequence ATGAAAGAACTTATACTAAGTTTATTAGCAGGTATGATTATTGGAATTGTGTTTAAAGCCATAAAACTTCCATTGCCAGCACCACCTGTTTTAGCAGGGGTAGTTGGTGTTGCAGGAGTATATTTAGGTGGGGTAGTAGCTACACACATATTTAAGTTTTTTTCAGCGGCGTAG
- a CDS encoding pyrimidine-nucleoside phosphorylase, with product MRMVDLIAKKRDGHDLNKQEINFIIEGYTSKEIPEYQMSAFSMAIFFQGMTKNERVYLTDAMVKSGDVIDLSEIDGIKVDKHSTGGVGDTTTLVLAPLVAAVGVPVAKMSGRGLGHTGGTIDKLESVPGFHVELNSEEFVRLVNENKIAVIGQSANLTPADKSLYGLRDVTATVDSIPLIASSIMSKKIAAGADAIVLDVKTGDGAFMKNLDDASDLAEAMVDIGNGVGRKTMAIISDMSQPLGFAIGNALEVKEAIDTLGGKGPADLHELCLTLGSYMVALAGKANDINEARKMLEDVMESGKALEIFKTFLSSQGGDASVIDDPTQLPTAKYKIDVLAKKAGYISKITASQIGTAAMLLGAGRKTKESTIDLAVGLVLKKKIGDHVDSNEPLVTIHSNSEDVNEVINLIHDAYSIVDEQVEVPTLIYKEVVN from the coding sequence ATGAGAATGGTCGATTTAATTGCAAAGAAACGGGATGGACACGATTTAAATAAACAGGAAATTAATTTTATTATTGAAGGTTATACTTCTAAAGAAATTCCTGAATACCAGATGTCAGCATTCAGTATGGCGATATTTTTTCAAGGTATGACAAAGAACGAGAGAGTATATTTAACCGATGCCATGGTTAAATCAGGCGATGTGATTGATTTATCAGAAATAGATGGAATTAAAGTGGACAAACACAGTACGGGTGGAGTAGGAGATACGACCACACTAGTGCTTGCCCCTCTTGTTGCTGCAGTTGGTGTACCGGTTGCAAAGATGTCAGGTCGCGGTTTAGGACATACTGGAGGAACGATTGATAAACTTGAATCCGTACCTGGCTTTCACGTTGAATTAAATAGCGAAGAGTTTGTTAGACTAGTAAATGAAAATAAAATTGCTGTCATTGGTCAAAGTGCAAATTTAACACCAGCTGACAAAAGCTTATATGGTTTGCGTGATGTAACGGCGACGGTGGATTCCATCCCTTTAATAGCAAGCTCCATTATGAGTAAAAAAATTGCTGCGGGTGCAGATGCAATTGTGTTAGATGTTAAAACAGGTGATGGTGCCTTCATGAAAAATTTAGATGATGCTTCTGATTTAGCTGAAGCTATGGTTGATATCGGCAATGGTGTAGGTCGGAAAACAATGGCGATTATTTCAGATATGAGCCAACCGTTAGGTTTTGCAATTGGGAATGCATTAGAGGTGAAGGAAGCCATTGATACATTAGGAGGAAAAGGTCCGGCTGATTTACACGAGCTTTGTCTGACGTTGGGGAGTTATATGGTAGCGCTGGCTGGAAAAGCTAATGATATTAATGAAGCACGTAAAATGTTAGAAGATGTGATGGAATCAGGAAAAGCACTAGAAATCTTTAAAACATTTTTGTCTTCACAAGGTGGAGATGCTTCAGTGATAGATGATCCAACACAATTGCCTACTGCAAAATATAAAATTGATGTACTGGCAAAAAAAGCAGGATATATTTCAAAAATTACTGCAAGTCAAATCGGTACAGCAGCTATGTTGCTTGGAGCAGGCAGAAAAACAAAAGAATCTACAATTGACCTAGCAGTAGGACTAGTTTTAAAGAAAAAAATCGGTGATCATGTTGACAGCAATGAACCTTTAGTGACCATTCATTCTAACTCTGAAGATGTAAATGAAGTGATTAACCTAATACATGATGCTTATTCCATTGTAGATGAACAAGTGGAGGTACCAACTTTAATATATAAAGAGGTTGTCAATTGA
- a CDS encoding energy-coupling factor transporter transmembrane component T, whose protein sequence is MQLDFKYNETWLHKINPSFKLMTMVVLFLSVLFIHNINFMLNYTIVTLLLFLFFSGHPFKRLLLILLPFLFIFISTATSMVFFGKGDTTWFKWGLVHITEESFFRGIHLGLRALTFASLGITFALTTRPVYLFYSLMQQMKLPPKYAYSFMAGLRLIPIMFEEFQTIRYAMKVRGVQHKRGFRGFYEKLRVYSIPMLSQSIRRAHRVAVAMEAKRFSQVKNRTFYYKITFSKLDILFLLYFIVMLSAAYFLSVQLPYFPITDVRYE, encoded by the coding sequence ATGCAGCTTGATTTTAAGTATAATGAAACTTGGCTTCATAAAATAAATCCTAGCTTTAAACTCATGACCATGGTTGTGCTATTTCTATCTGTGTTGTTTATTCACAATATTAATTTCATGTTGAACTATACGATTGTGACGTTGTTGTTGTTTTTATTCTTTTCTGGTCATCCCTTTAAACGATTATTGCTGATATTACTTCCCTTCCTATTCATATTTATCTCTACTGCTACATCTATGGTTTTTTTTGGTAAGGGAGATACAACATGGTTTAAATGGGGACTCGTTCATATTACTGAAGAGAGTTTTTTTAGAGGTATTCACCTTGGACTCCGAGCTTTAACATTTGCTAGTCTGGGTATTACTTTTGCTTTAACTACTCGTCCAGTATATCTATTTTATTCTTTAATGCAGCAAATGAAACTTCCACCCAAATATGCATACAGCTTTATGGCAGGTTTACGCCTTATTCCTATTATGTTTGAGGAATTTCAAACCATTCGTTATGCCATGAAGGTTCGTGGCGTGCAGCATAAACGTGGATTTAGAGGTTTCTATGAAAAACTTCGTGTTTATTCTATCCCTATGTTATCTCAAAGCATTCGGCGTGCACACCGAGTTGCGGTAGCCATGGAAGCAAAACGTTTTTCACAAGTAAAAAACCGTACGTTTTATTATAAAATTACTTTCTCAAAGTTAGACATTTTATTTTTACTTTATTTTATTGTTATGCTTTCCGCTGCATATTTCTTGAGTGTACAATTACCCTATTTTCCGATTACAGATGTGAGGTATGAGTAA
- a CDS encoding sugar-binding transcriptional regulator encodes MDKEKLIKMIEVSKLYYLFDYNQNDIAKKLGISRPTVSRLLQQAKQEGIVEIKIKDPTENVESLSQKIEQKFNLKKAIVTHVPQYEDGIIKTYLGEKTASYLHEIVKDDDIVGVTWGTTMHHVAVELKQKALKNVKVVQLKGSVSHSETNTYANEILYLFGKALETSPIHLPLPAIVDHIVVKQAMEADRHINKILELGKQANIALYTIGPIKSESLLFKLGYFTDEDLEMIYSKAVGDICSKFFDKDGEICSKELNARTLGIELEELKKKEYSILVAGGAQKVEGIYGALKGGFTNVLVTDQFTAQFLIDKH; translated from the coding sequence ATGGATAAAGAAAAACTAATAAAAATGATTGAAGTTTCAAAATTATATTATTTATTTGATTATAATCAAAACGATATTGCGAAGAAATTAGGTATTTCTAGGCCTACAGTATCAAGGCTTCTCCAGCAAGCTAAACAAGAAGGTATTGTTGAAATAAAAATAAAAGACCCAACGGAAAATGTTGAAAGTTTGTCACAAAAAATTGAACAAAAGTTCAATCTTAAAAAAGCAATTGTGACTCACGTTCCGCAATATGAAGATGGGATTATTAAAACGTATTTAGGTGAAAAAACGGCGTCTTATTTGCACGAAATCGTTAAAGATGATGATATCGTTGGTGTGACATGGGGCACTACAATGCATCATGTGGCTGTTGAATTAAAGCAAAAAGCATTAAAAAATGTAAAGGTTGTCCAATTAAAGGGCAGTGTCAGCCACTCAGAAACGAACACTTATGCAAACGAAATTTTATATCTTTTTGGGAAGGCGCTTGAAACTTCTCCTATCCACTTGCCGTTACCAGCTATTGTAGATCATATCGTTGTAAAACAAGCAATGGAAGCAGATCGACATATTAATAAAATATTAGAGCTAGGTAAACAAGCCAATATAGCACTATATACAATTGGACCGATTAAGTCTGAGTCTTTATTATTTAAACTCGGTTACTTCACAGATGAAGACCTGGAAATGATATATTCTAAAGCAGTGGGGGATATTTGTTCTAAGTTTTTTGATAAGGATGGAGAGATTTGCAGTAAAGAATTAAACGCTAGAACACTAGGTATTGAGCTGGAGGAATTAAAAAAGAAAGAATATTCTATATTAGTTGCGGGTGGGGCTCAAAAAGTGGAAGGGATTTATGGAGCACTCAAAGGCGGCTTTACAAATGTTCTAGTTACAGATCAATTTACAGCTCAATTCCTGATTGATAAACATTAA
- a CDS encoding ABC transporter ATP-binding protein yields the protein MSALLEVKNLKTHFFRKKQTIPAVDGVDLTIKKGETVALVGESGSGKSITSLSIMRLVPSPGGEIVDGQVLYNGKDLIGLSENEMLEIRGNEISMIFQEPMTSLNPVLTIGQQITEVLIYHQRMSKKNAKQKAIELLEMVGFSRASEMINDYPHRLSGGMRQRVMIAMAMSCSPKLLIADEPTTALDVTIQAQILEIMKQLSNKFGTSILLITHDLGVVSDIADRVVVMYCGQVVEEASVEDLFEDPLHPYSEGLIESVPSIDGEISRLQSIEGNVPPPENLPQGCRFAPRCTKAFDRCFQEIPALSKKVSRSVRCFLYEEEGERE from the coding sequence ATGTCCGCTTTGTTGGAAGTAAAAAATTTAAAAACACATTTTTTTAGAAAAAAACAAACAATTCCTGCTGTGGATGGTGTTGATCTAACCATCAAAAAAGGGGAGACAGTTGCATTAGTTGGTGAATCCGGTTCAGGAAAAAGTATAACATCCCTTTCAATTATGAGGCTTGTTCCAAGCCCTGGTGGGGAAATAGTAGACGGGCAAGTACTCTATAATGGTAAGGATCTAATTGGATTGTCAGAAAATGAAATGTTGGAAATTCGTGGGAATGAAATTTCAATGATATTTCAAGAGCCGATGACATCATTAAACCCCGTTTTAACCATTGGGCAACAAATAACAGAGGTATTAATTTATCATCAAAGGATGTCGAAAAAAAATGCAAAACAAAAGGCAATAGAGTTGCTGGAGATGGTTGGTTTTTCTCGGGCTTCAGAAATGATTAATGATTATCCTCATAGATTATCTGGTGGCATGAGGCAAAGAGTAATGATTGCAATGGCAATGAGTTGCAGTCCTAAGTTGTTAATAGCTGACGAACCAACAACAGCTCTGGATGTTACAATTCAAGCCCAAATATTAGAGATTATGAAACAATTAAGTAATAAATTTGGAACTTCAATTTTACTGATTACACATGACTTAGGTGTTGTCTCAGATATAGCAGATAGAGTCGTAGTCATGTATTGTGGTCAAGTTGTTGAAGAGGCATCAGTAGAAGATTTGTTTGAAGATCCTCTTCATCCATACTCAGAGGGACTTATTGAATCTGTGCCATCTATTGATGGAGAAATTTCTAGACTACAATCGATTGAAGGGAACGTTCCTCCTCCCGAAAATTTACCTCAAGGTTGTCGTTTTGCTCCTCGGTGCACAAAGGCATTTGATCGTTGCTTTCAAGAAATACCTGCTCTCTCAAAAAAAGTCTCTCGCTCTGTGCGCTGTTTTTTATATGAAGAAGAGGGGGAAAGAGAATGA
- the tenA gene encoding thiaminase II — protein sequence MKFTEQIRKEADAIWQASFDHPFVKGIADGTLSLDRFRYYVLQDSYYLSHFARVQSIAAAQADDLHTVSRMASHAIGTNEAELSLHKAFYVQLGITEQEKENFKPAPTAYAYISHMYRAAHTGRIGDTIAALLPCYWLYYEIGEKLKGSAPKEPIYQEWIATYGGDWFRELVEEVIQLVDNIAEKVTESDRERMKDHFILSSQYELMFWEMAYQKETWPVDLLTLPSKY from the coding sequence ATGAAATTTACTGAACAGATAAGAAAAGAAGCAGATGCCATTTGGCAGGCGAGTTTTGATCATCCATTTGTTAAAGGGATTGCTGACGGAACATTATCATTGGATCGTTTTCGTTATTATGTCTTACAAGACTCATATTATTTAAGTCATTTTGCTAGAGTTCAATCCATAGCTGCTGCACAAGCCGATGACTTACATACTGTTAGTCGTATGGCATCCCATGCAATTGGAACGAATGAAGCGGAGTTATCACTTCATAAAGCGTTTTATGTTCAGTTAGGCATAACTGAACAAGAAAAAGAAAATTTCAAACCAGCACCAACAGCTTATGCATATATATCACATATGTACCGTGCAGCTCATACTGGTCGTATAGGAGATACGATAGCTGCTTTGCTGCCATGTTATTGGTTGTATTATGAAATTGGTGAGAAGCTTAAAGGTTCAGCACCTAAAGAGCCGATTTATCAGGAATGGATTGCAACCTATGGTGGAGACTGGTTTCGTGAGTTAGTTGAAGAAGTCATTCAATTAGTGGATAATATCGCTGAAAAAGTGACAGAGTCAGATCGTGAACGAATGAAAGATCATTTTATATTAAGCAGTCAATATGAGCTGATGTTTTGGGAAATGGCATATCAAAAAGAAACATGGCCAGTAGACTTATTAACTTTACCGTCAAAGTATTAA
- a CDS encoding TlpA disulfide reductase family protein → MNKINKMISILIVFVVVVLLTYIITNSIMSSDVNSQVGGPQIELLDLNESPFTVHFNEKPTVLLFFTSWCPYCNEDAPKMVELYEKYKEEVNVYGINLIYQDDIVDVKKYIEEHQIQYPILLDKTGEHYKNYGDFGFPVLHFIDQEGNTIDSIIGATEIEFIEESFKFLIENS, encoded by the coding sequence ATGAATAAAATAAATAAAATGATTTCAATCCTTATTGTTTTTGTTGTTGTTGTTCTTTTAACTTATATAATAACGAATTCAATAATGAGCTCGGATGTAAATAGTCAAGTTGGTGGTCCTCAAATTGAACTACTAGATTTAAATGAATCTCCTTTTACGGTTCATTTTAATGAGAAGCCAACCGTTTTATTATTTTTCACATCATGGTGTCCGTATTGTAATGAAGATGCTCCAAAAATGGTAGAGCTTTATGAAAAGTACAAAGAAGAAGTTAACGTATATGGTATAAATCTAATCTATCAGGATGATATAGTAGATGTGAAGAAATATATAGAAGAGCATCAAATTCAGTATCCAATTCTTCTTGATAAAACAGGTGAGCATTATAAGAATTATGGTGATTTCGGATTTCCTGTTCTACATTTTATTGATCAAGAAGGAAACACCATTGATTCTATTATAGGTGCAACAGAGATTGAATTTATAGAGGAATCTTTTAAATTCTTAATCGAAAATTCATAG